Proteins from a genomic interval of Zingiber officinale cultivar Zhangliang chromosome 2A, Zo_v1.1, whole genome shotgun sequence:
- the LOC122040217 gene encoding pectinesterase inhibitor 9-like: MSRKPCLFSVFFFFFFFLGASELTRPAKKNETEFEFIRSRCNATRYPSLCYASLSGYSSTVQQNPAQLARLSANVTLSRIAVLMVRVASLSRACRPRNASAAACPEAAALRDCAETLGYASDLTRKTEGELSGLVEGPAARPADASWRVSNAQTWLSAVLTDEETCADGFEEVASGSLAKADVSWRLWRLKQYTINALALVNNLAGTL, translated from the coding sequence ATGTCTCGAAAGCCTTGCCTTTTCtctgtattcttcttcttcttcttcttcctcgggGCCTCTGAGCTGACGAGGCCAGCCAAGAAGAACGAGACGGAGTTCGAGTTCATCCGTTCGCGTTGCAACGCCACGCGGTACCCCAGCCTCTGCTACGCCTCGCTCTCGGGCTACTCTAGCACCGTCCAGCAGAACCCAGCCCAGCTCGCCCGCCTCTCCGCCAACGTCACCCTCTCCCGCATCGCCGTCCTTATGGTCCGCGTCGCCTCCCTCAGCCGGGCCTGCCGCCCTCGCAACGCATCCGCGGCCGCCTGTCCCGAGGCCGCGGCACTGAGGGACTGCGCGGAAACCCTTGGATACGCGTCCGACCTGACGAGGAAGACTGAAGGCGAGCTTAGCGGGCTGGTGGAGGGGCCGGCGGCGAGGCCGGCGGATGCGTCTTGGCGGGTGTCGAACGCCCAGACATGGTTGAGCGCCGTGCTCACCGACGAGGAGACGTGCGCCGATGGATTCGAGGAGGTGGCGTCCGGGAGCCTCGCAAAGGCTGACGTGAGCTGGCGGCTATGGCGCCTGAAGCAGTACACCATCAACGCACTTGCCTTGGTCAACAACCTCGCCGGCACTCTGTGA